The genomic window TGGGCTTCTTATACGGGATCGCCGTACTCAGCATGACCGTCTTGACTCCGGACGGTTTTTCCAATCCTCCCCTCTCCTTCTTATTTTTGGAAATGCCGCTCGCCTACTTTCTCGCGAGTTTTATCGTATTTCCTACTTTAGGTTTTCTTTATATGTTTTTCTCCTGGATTTGCGGCGGAGATAAAAACTGGAAGTCGAACTTCCGAGCCAGCACCGCGGTCCTCGGAATTTTTTGGGTCGCTTTGCTTTTGCAGAGTTTCGGAGGACTCATCCATCCGTATCTCGGAATCGGACTTGGAATCGCGTTTACCGCCTACGTCCCGATTCTATTTTACCTCGCTTTGACTTCGTATCTCAAAGCTCCCGTACAGCGAACCGCGATCGTGCTTACGATTTTTGCGGCGATTCTTCTCTATTTGCAATACTCTAAAGTTTCCTCGTACATCAACGATTACAAGATGATCGAGAGTATGAATTCTCACAAACCCCTCACAAGAGAAGAGGAAGAACATGGAGAACAAGAAGCCGCGGAGATCATCCGTAAGGCGATGGAAAAAGCGAAAGCGGAAGGACACGAAACTCAGGAATAGTTATGGCAAGAATTCAATTAGAACTCCCGAATAAATTCGTCTGGTCCGTCGACCTCGACGTTCGAATCTACGACATCAATTTCGCGGATCATCTCGCGCACGATCGCGTGATTTCACTTCTTCACGAAGCGAGAGCGCGTTTCTTTTTGGAACACAACTACAACGAACTCAACGTGGACGGCCTCGGAATCATCATGACCGATATCGCCGTCGTCTACAAAGCGGAAGCGTTCTTTCGGGATAAGATCCGAGTGGAAATCACAGCGGGAGATTTCAGTCAACGCGGCTGCGATATCTATTATCGAATGACGCACGCGGACGGACCGGCCAACGGCAAAATCATCTGCGAAGCGAAAACCGGAGTGGTCTTTATGGATTATTCAACGCGCAAGTTGGGAAATCTTCCGGAAGGTTTCCGAAAGATTTTTCCGTAACGGATCGATCAGATTCGGATTCCGAAAGAAAACTGAAGACTCGGTTCCGTAAAACGATACGAAACGTTCGAATTGGAAAGAAGCGTATTCCGGATTTGAGCCGCGAGAGCGATCATGATGGAATCGCTGTTCCATTGAACCCCCGTTCCAAGCAATAAGGTGCCTTGAAAAAACGGATCGGAGTATATTCCGCTTCGATAACTTCGTCCGAATCCGAACGCAAACTGCGCGAACCAGGAAAATCTCTCCCCGTCGATCAGATAATATTTCACACCCGGCAGAAACGAAACCGTTTCCACCCGAAAAGAGTTCGCGGTTCTAAAAGGAGTGTATCCTTCGCCAAGCGAGGACAACGCGAGCAGAGTCGTGGAAGATTCATTTTTTTGAATATTGTCCGGGCCGGGTAAAACCAACGCGGCAATTCTCGGATTCAAGAATGCGTTCGACGAACTGCGAAAATCGAAACGGGAATTTTCCAATCCCAGAGTAATTCCGTATCTGCCTTCGAATCTGGTTTCCGCCTGAAGAAACACCGACTGAACACGGATCGAAAAATCTCCGACTCGATCCGGTTCTCCGATGCGGGTTTCCCAGAAAGAAACCCCCGAAGAATAAGTCACTTTACCGGACCCGGAAGAATTCGGTTTTTTTGAACCTTGGTTTTTCGGAACGTTCGGCGCGGAAGGTTCGGATTCCGACTTCACTTCCGCCATAACGATCCGTTTCACCGATTTAGTTTCAATTTTTCTAATATTCCCCGATTCGTCTTCGACGAGAATCTCTTCGCCTCCCATCGTGACCTTTACGTTTCGGAGCGCTCCTCCGTCCTTGAGAAGAACGGTGTCCGCGGACAGAAACGAAGGAACGCAGAGAAAAAAGAAAAATAGAAAACCGACTCGACGATAAATCCTCAAACGAAATTCAAACCTTCCAAGAAGTGAACATCTTGCCGATCATAAAGATCGTCAGCTTCGTTCCGTTGACGAGTAATGAAATCGGATTCTTGGAAAAGTTAAACCGCATCGCGGCGAGAATCGCTTCGTACGAGGTTTTGTTAAACGGATACCACCAAATATTTCTCTTGGAAGGAATGATGTCCCAGTTCACGAGTTTAGGCTGAGTCATCTCGTCGAAACCGAGACCGGAATGGGTTCTTCCCAAGCCCGATTCTTTCCAACCGCCCCAAGGAGTTTCGGATTGACCGTGCGTATAAAGATGATCGTTGATCGTCGTCGCACCCGATTCGAGTTTCTTCGCGATCTTTTTGCCCAGACTTAAGTTCTTAGTCCACACGGAAGAAGTCAACGCCATCGAAGAATCGTTTGCAAGAGCGATCGCTTCTTCGATCGTTTTGAACTTCATCACCGGAATGATCGGACCGAAGTTCTCTTCTTTCATCAATTCCATCTGATGATTCACGTCCACCATCAAGGTGGCGGGATAAAAGAATCCCTTCGTGTTTCCGCTCGGCTGCGACTGCGCTACGATCTTAGCGCCTTGTTTCACCGCGCCGTCCACCTGACGTTTGACCGTGTTGAGCTGTTCTTCCGTGGTCATCGAACCCATGTCCACCTCGAAGTCTTGGTCGGCCCCGTGACGGATCGCTCTGGTTTTGGCCGCGAGCAAGTTTACGAATTTATCATATACTTTATCCTGCACATACACGCGTTCCACGCCGCCGCAGGATTGACCCGCGTTTTGATAACCGGCCCATGCCGCTCCGTTCGCAGCGCGTTCAAGATCTGCATCTTCCAGAACGATCATCGGATCCTTGCCGCCCAACTCCAAAGACAAGGGAGTTAAGGTGGAAGCCGCGGCCGCCATCAAAGTTTTTCCGGTCGCAACCGAACCGGTAAAGAAAATCTTATCGATCTTGTTTTCAAAGAAGGATTTGGAAACCGCTCCGCCCGAACCAACGATATGATAGAAAAGACCTTCGGGTAATTCTCCGGCGGCGACGATCTTATCGATCGCTTGCCCCACGAGAATCGTAGCCTGTGCGACCTTCAAAAGAATCGCGTTCCCCGCCATAAGTCCCATCGCGATTTCGCCGAAAGGAATCGAAAGAGGATAATTCCACGGACTGATGATTCCGACGACGCCGAGAGGAACGCGATGCAGTTCGTTCTTCTTATTAAAAAATAAGAATGTAGACATCGGAAGTTTTTTCGGCTGAAGATGATGTCTTGCATTCTTCGCATACCAATCCGCCGCAAGAGCGGCAGGAAGAACTTCCGTAGCAAGCGCGTCCATTCTGGATTTGCCGTTGTCCTTGCTTACGATGTCCGCCAGTTCTTCCGCGTGTTCCACGATATAATCTCTCATTTTGAGAATGTGCTTTTTGCGGGTGGCGAATTTTGTCTGCGCCCACTTTCTTTGGGCCTCGCGGGCTTTATTGAAAATCTCGGGCATTTTTGCCAGATCCGTGTTCGGAACTTTTCCGATTTCTTCCAACGTAGCCGGGTTTTGCGAGACTTGGAACCCGCTTCCCGTATAATTTCCGTTTGTTTTCGATTTTGTTTCTGCGATTGCACTCGTTGCCATTTCAAATTCTCCTATTTTCTCTTCCTATATCGATTCTATGAACCATAACGATTGTTCGGTCCGTCTATAGTACAGAGAGAATGGATTTTATAACAAGCGTTTTTACAACCGGTCTCGGAGGCTTCCCGGGAATCTCCTATACATGAAAAGCCCCCGTAAAAAACTGGCTTATCAGCTATACTTGAGGGTTTTTCTATGAAACGCACCGAACTGGAAAGAAGAGAAAGAGACCTCCGCAAGGCAGAAAAAAAGACACAGCTTCAAGAAAAGAGGCTCGCCTCCGGAAAAGGAACTAGCGTAGGAGAGTACATCGACGAGTTGTCCGCTCTCTTTCGTTATGACGCGACCGAAATCTTCAACACGGGAGACGACATCTCGATCTTGGAATTACTGGAAGACATTCAAGCAAATCTCCCTGCAAAACAGTGGGAAAACGTGCTTCGTAAAGCGATCAAAAAGACCGGAGTTCAGGAAAAAGAAAAAGCATACAACGAACTCAAGGAATTGATGAACGACGAAGAAGAATCGGAAACGGCGGAAGAAGTCGGGGTATAACCCGGCTTTTTCTTTTCCTCCGTCGTACATGCACGACATCCGATTGCACTGAACCTGCAAAGTCCTCGCGACAACTCAACTAGTACATACCCTTCTTTCCGATCCTTTAGATCCCAAAGGAACTCCTTCTCCGTTATTCAACGTACTTGATCGATGGAGAAGTCGCCCGCAAATCATTCCGACCTTCCGCAAAACGGCGACAAATCGAATCTTAAATGCGACCACTTGCTCACATTCAAAAAATCGTCGAGCTTCGCACGCAGATCCGATCCAACAGAATCATAAATTTTGCTTGATCTCTCTATCTACCAGATAGTATCTGAAAGATACATTTTTCATTCTATAGATTGCGTGACTTATTTTTGCCGTCTCGGTTTTCCATGAAATTTCCGGAAAAACTCAATTCTCAATTGTTAAATCAGAAATCGCAAAACTTATCTAATAATAAGGTTCAAAATCCCGAATAATGGCCCGTATCAATAAAACGCGTTATGCGCTCTTGGGTATCGTCGCACAAAGCCCCAAAAACGCTTATGAAGTCAAAAAAACGATCGAACAAACCATCGGATTTTTCTGGCAGGAAAGTTTCGGACAAATTTATCCGATTC from Leptospira yasudae includes these protein-coding regions:
- a CDS encoding Yip1 family protein gives rise to the protein MFQFSFSFLTVLEEARDVLIRPVSFFKELSKAPEESLIPLYLRSLIFMGFLYGIAVLSMTVLTPDGFSNPPLSFLFLEMPLAYFLASFIVFPTLGFLYMFFSWICGGDKNWKSNFRASTAVLGIFWVALLLQSFGGLIHPYLGIGLGIAFTAYVPILFYLALTSYLKAPVQRTAIVLTIFAAILLYLQYSKVSSYINDYKMIESMNSHKPLTREEEEHGEQEAAEIIRKAMEKAKAEGHETQE
- a CDS encoding acyl-CoA thioesterase — encoded protein: MARIQLELPNKFVWSVDLDVRIYDINFADHLAHDRVISLLHEARARFFLEHNYNELNVDGLGIIMTDIAVVYKAEAFFRDKIRVEITAGDFSQRGCDIYYRMTHADGPANGKIICEAKTGVVFMDYSTRKLGNLPEGFRKIFP
- a CDS encoding LA_0442/LA_0875 N-terminal domain-containing protein; translation: MRIYRRVGFLFFFFLCVPSFLSADTVLLKDGGALRNVKVTMGGEEILVEDESGNIRKIETKSVKRIVMAEVKSESEPSAPNVPKNQGSKKPNSSGSGKVTYSSGVSFWETRIGEPDRVGDFSIRVQSVFLQAETRFEGRYGITLGLENSRFDFRSSSNAFLNPRIAALVLPGPDNIQKNESSTTLLALSSLGEGYTPFRTANSFRVETVSFLPGVKYYLIDGERFSWFAQFAFGFGRSYRSGIYSDPFFQGTLLLGTGVQWNSDSIMIALAAQIRNTLLSNSNVSYRFTEPSLQFSFGIRI
- a CDS encoding aldehyde dehydrogenase family protein; protein product: MATSAIAETKSKTNGNYTGSGFQVSQNPATLEEIGKVPNTDLAKMPEIFNKAREAQRKWAQTKFATRKKHILKMRDYIVEHAEELADIVSKDNGKSRMDALATEVLPAALAADWYAKNARHHLQPKKLPMSTFLFFNKKNELHRVPLGVVGIISPWNYPLSIPFGEIAMGLMAGNAILLKVAQATILVGQAIDKIVAAGELPEGLFYHIVGSGGAVSKSFFENKIDKIFFTGSVATGKTLMAAAASTLTPLSLELGGKDPMIVLEDADLERAANGAAWAGYQNAGQSCGGVERVYVQDKVYDKFVNLLAAKTRAIRHGADQDFEVDMGSMTTEEQLNTVKRQVDGAVKQGAKIVAQSQPSGNTKGFFYPATLMVDVNHQMELMKEENFGPIIPVMKFKTIEEAIALANDSSMALTSSVWTKNLSLGKKIAKKLESGATTINDHLYTHGQSETPWGGWKESGLGRTHSGLGFDEMTQPKLVNWDIIPSKRNIWWYPFNKTSYEAILAAMRFNFSKNPISLLVNGTKLTIFMIGKMFTSWKV
- a CDS encoding LB_289 family protein; the encoded protein is MKRTELERRERDLRKAEKKTQLQEKRLASGKGTSVGEYIDELSALFRYDATEIFNTGDDISILELLEDIQANLPAKQWENVLRKAIKKTGVQEKEKAYNELKELMNDEEESETAEEVGV